The DNA region aaagcccttattgatctttatgcttccacagtaccatttataattgttagacattgtatgaatctatttgatttcttcattgtttgttagagagtgagattattcccgcggttgcaaacgcgtaaaatcttcattccttattcgaagaggagagataggatgattcattcagaatagtattgttgtagatagataaatattttgcattgctatttaagttttagttcttgtgtattattttattcgaaccgttggaaacttgtatatgctgatttcgcttgtgtttgagccgtttatccaacttcggagaaaccattttcttaaagcaaatcctcttgtccttcaagaggcatactttgcttgaggacaagcaagaatctagttggggagagttgttagatacccaaaagtgcttatttgagccataaattaagggtatctttcactctatttccttgctaaattgtcaaaatcacctttgttttagatgaaatgcattacattgataaacaagcttggtgcctttgatttgtgtgttattgtgcaggaagaaggcatgaaataattgaaaatgaaagacacaagaagttggcaaaggaaccaaagagaatttgcattcatcagcttgctcgctaggcgagagcTGAAGCGAAGACCTCGCTAGGCGAGTTtccagcgaaaagctccagtaaaatgccaataaattcgccaggcgagatcctagcgaaggtggtagcgagttcgttcagttttggtgaaaagcgcagccagcactctctcgctaggcgaggctctagcgagtccccagcgagcattccagtagcaaaacctctcaacctcgctggggcgaaggttggagcgtgtccttcgctaggcgaaggtttattcgctaggcgaacatgacagttcaacagaccctgtttctctgggcacaggtgccttgtgtgccacaattagaccctcgctaggcgagcctttatgctcgcctagcgagcatgacagcccagtactactctataagtagcaggtgccacttttgagtgtcatacctagtttttacagcatttttccacttttgtactttcttagagatattttccagcattgttcttaggatcttttatgccctagatttcatttctcttcatcttgtaaccatcttctacaaaaagaaggtggattcccatccaacatcgattatccgacttggatgttgatcaaccttcttccgaaacttgccgaccaagctaccatgaaaatgaatagctaagtcctccatttgtcaaggttagatgtaggtgattactagctttgtgtgtaaatgtaaggatcttcatgtgtaaactctttaatggtgaatatatgatgaaaactttgtttctatttaaaactctttgtgttggtttatgatcgagagatgtttaccaactcttgacctaggttttcatccaatcttgtttgttagctagagatagtaatgaatgattttgttcaccataaggttgaaccaaaaagttgtcattttgatagattgtgttcgagagaaacaatggatcaaaatgggaaaactcacaatgtgtgttcgagagaaacatattgggaggactttgtgaaatgatttatcatctaaaggagtttataagattgttgaccgaacaaatacatgcaaagtgatcatcgaaccctaactttggcaatatttctcatttaatcaaaccaaaacttttaccgcaatttattacctttttatgcaagataacgtgacaaccaaccaaaaccttattgttacattgagttagaattaatacaaccatcgaacggcggtgatatcttacaatccctgtggatacgataacaaaaacccgacacgtaaatttacaactaacaaaatggTCGCCATCTCGACTAGTTCGTGTTTAGGGACTTGGGTAAAGCATCGTGCTTTCAGCAGTCTAAACCTGTTCAGGTACTGATCAATTGACTTGGTAACCTTTCGCTTAACGCTAGCTAGTTCTTTGAGGCTGATCTTTGattgtcccatgtaaaattgttcatggaacaacctCTCTAACTGTATCCATGTTTGGATCGACTGTGGAGGTAGCGTTGTGAACCATGTAAACGCATTTTTTGTAAGAGAACTTAGGAAGTATTTTAACTTCAAGTCCTCATTGTTCGCTATGTCGCCAGCCTCGGTCTGGTACCTGGCCACGTGCTCGACGATGGATTCTTTAGTATCCCTAGCGAACTTGGTAAATTTCGGGACTTTCCATCCCCTAGGCAATTCTGTCTATAAGACAAAATCTGGTAGGGGCGAAGAGTAAGTCGGACGTTGTAGGCAAGGACTTACTCCGTTTCGCACTATGATATGTTCGACGATAGCCTCTAGGTTTTGTTCTCCCATGGCCGCCTCTTGTCGAACCACCCGGTATGGATCCTGGTTACGCTTAACTAGTACCACGGGGGGCCTTCGTGCCACCCTTGGGATCTGTTCGAATTCCTGATATTCCTGTTCGATAATATCATCTCTCATCTCCTCTTGTCGAACCGGTGTCTCCGGTCGAGGAGGAGGCGTAGGATTCCGACATACTTGAGCCCTTGGGGCTCCCAAAAAATCTCATATCCTTGTCATTTGGGTTGCCAAATGTTGGTAACTCTGTGTCGAATCCTGGATCAATAGCCTCAATATGGTACCCATTTGTTGAGTTAGCATGTGTACCATTTCATGGTTGCTCTCGTCCATCTGTTGTCTCATAACGACGACAGATCTTGATGTAAAAGTTGGGACTGATTGAGACGTCAATCCAAAACCTGGGGGTCGGCCAAATGGGGTTGCCAAAGGTCCAAACCCCTAGTAACTAGGGAATGGTGATTATGAGGTATCGTTGTAAGTCAAGCCGAGATTATGCATATTTGCCATAAACTCCGTCGGCATTCCCAACGTTATGTGCATGGGGACCGTGAAACTGGGCATATGTTGCCCCATAGTTCCCATGGTTGTCGGTGTTTATGGCTGACACAACGTCAGAATTGGTCCTACAAATGTTGTTGAAACCGCCGACGTCGCGCTAGAGCCGGTGTCGGCAGCCTAGGGCGTCGTTGTGTCTCCCGCTGAAGACGCTTCTTCGTGTGGTCTAGGAGACGTCATTTTTCCACTGCACAATCGCATACACTTAACATTGTCGAGGTCCCACCAGGTGTGCCAATTTTTTGTTTCGtcaacaatctctagccttcctataagagggttacttgcaggaccgACTACAAAGTCCTAGACTTAGTGTTTGAGCGTATGGCTTTTTGGTAAACGATGTTTTTGAAAGGTTTAAAAAGGTGTAAACGTAACTCTTGATGAGTTAGGAATGCGAAAAACGTAAGGCGAAAAGGCAACGTATAAAGGATAAAGCAAGAAATACAAAAGGTAAATTTGGTAAGATTAAACGACTTAAAAATATAAAATGGAGGCAAAGTACATTTTTGTTAGGAGATTGACTCTTTTCTCGTAAATGCGTTGATACTTCAAGATTTACCCCTACTGCAAATGTTCAAAATGCCACCTCAGAATCTCACCTAACACTGGCATAAATACTAGTTAAAAATAATCGTCTGGAGGTTACAAAACCATCTTATGATGCCACGTGTCGGTCCACCTCCCTCATTTTGACAAATAACTACCCACGATTTCTTTGAGTGCCCACGATTTCCTTCACCGCTCAAACCCTTCAACTTCGACCGAGGCTTATAGGTGTCAACCTACGGACGCGTCCACCCTCCTACCGAGGGTGCTCCGAAAAGTTCCCTAGTCGAAACTGGCTTTCTCCCCTAGCCGAAATTGGACAGCGAACAATCCTTAAAAGTCCACTCAATATAACTCAACTTTTATCTTGGATCAAAGATAATACCAAAGTATATCATCTTGTTCAACTTATCAACACTCCCCCAATATCTATTAGAATTTTTCATCATCTCTTCAACCACACTTGCAAAAATAACATTTAAGTTCATAGTAGCTTACTTCAGCTCACAGTAGATGGCATACACTTGGTGAAAAGCAGTATGCAAACTCACATTTTGTGAGGTGGAAAAAAAATCAGAGAATAACTCTAGAAAAGCATAAAAAGTCATAGTTGTGTCCCAATCAACACTACTAGAGGGATTGCCTTTTCCAAAGAACTCCCTATAGCTCGACTCTTCGTGCTTGATCTTTTCAAAAGTGTCTTGAAATTTCTCTGCAACCTCTAGCATCAAATGTCGCGTTCCAACAAGTTGAAACACCAGGACATACTAGTTTTTTTGCAAGTTATCTTAGCAAATTCAATGCATTATTTAAACTTGGTTTCCCTATGAGGTGAGGGCATGACAAATCTAACAACATCCCTAACATTAGTTTCAGATAAATGTTTATCTTTCAAACTCTCATTTACCACCAAGTTTAATATGTGAGCAACACACCTCATATGAAAACAATCTACATCCCCCATCAACCCATTaatatttgttattttattaGATATGCTACAACAACATAATTTGCAGTGACATTATCAACAATTATGGTAGACACGTTCCTAATTCTTCAATCCCTTAACATTTTTTCAATCTTCCTACCTACAATGTCATCCTTGTGGTTTGAATTATTATGAAACTTATAATTCTTTTTTGATAGTTCCATTCCACAAAGTGTGTTGTAAGGGCCAAGTAATTAAGATTTTGGATAGAAGTCCATAAATAAGTAGTAACTGTTATCCTATTGCAATCAGACTTAAAAAAGACTTTTATATTTTGTTTTTCATCCTCAATTGGGGTTGCATTACTTTAGAATAAAATTGAAAACCTTCACCCTCAATTGAATTAAATGATTCCTCACCTAGAACCACAAAAACTGACAAATCACTTCTATAAGCTTGCTTGTAAAATCTGAAGCTAACATTAATCAATCTACCTTTTCTAGTTGGATATGTAAGAATAGTTTGGGTGAGACCAGTTGACATAACAAGGGGCTTATTTTCACATTTTAAAATGTGATGGTTCATGTTGGTGGTGCCATGAGTCCTAGGGTCATATAAGTATTTTTTGTGGAAGTGTTTTCAAGTTATAGTTGGTGTATCAACTAAGTCATCAAGTAATCTAATAAAGTGTTCCAAGCAAGCAAATGATTTTCGAGAACCACTTGCATTAGGTTTTCTCTTCTTTATAAGTTGATTATTAACCAATTCAGATCCAACAACTTCAGTGGTTGATGTTGAACCAACTTAATTGATGAGAGTTTGAGTAGGTAAATTTTGATTAGGTTGGCCCATCACTGAAATAATGAAGGAACCATAATCAACAACTACCAATCAAATCACACATTATACCTATATTAATGAGTAGTCTAGTGTgtttcacacacacacacacacacacacatacacagacacagacacacacacacacacacacacacacacacacacacacacacacacacacacacactatGACTTGCATACATTTTAAACAGCTCCATACACTATCAATTCATATGCATAAAGCACATACAAACAGTTTACATACATTTCTAAAGGCGTAGAAGTTTGACGATTTGAAAATCAGTTTGAAAAAGAGTTAACAGTCCCAAAATAGTTCAAACAATTTGAATACATTTGTAAAGGCATATAAGTTTGGCATAATGTCCAACAAAGATTAATTCACATAGTGTTTAGGAAATCGTTATCGAAAATTGTGTAGTAATTTGTCCCTCAAATATACTACTAGTATTTAGAATCATAGACAACACACATTGAAAAATAGTTTAATACAAACAATCACATAAAACAATATTAGAAAACAaaataatattgagtttttttACTACACTTACCGTTACATTGCCCCTGCTATAAGACTCTTTCCATGTCACTTTGACCTTGATCCATTTGTCAAATCAAAACAACAAACCAGAaaatcaaaataacaaatatttGATTACACTTGTTAAAATAACTTGACATTGGCCTATTGGGAATCGGTAGTTGAGcttaatctaaaaaataatttataaaaataaCTTGCATCTGAATCAAAGCCCCCACCGATAAAAATAACTCTCTTCAGCCAACCACTTACATACAAACCCTCTTCAAGAACTGCAGTATCTGAACTAAAACCAAGAACTACTGTCAAATGACACATCTAGATActaaatcaaaaccaaaatggGTATTTGAAACCCTAAATGGAAAAACCTAACAAATCAAAACTCTAAAACTGAATCAAAACCACCAACCTTGCAAACGAAAGTGATAAGAGGAGAAGAGAAATAATGAGTGGAGGCATGTAAGCATGAGAGAAATGACTAGGGTTTCATCTTAGAGAGATACGATTAGTGTTTGTttcatcatatatatatatatatatatatatatatatatatatatatatatatatagagagagagagagagagagagagaacatGTGAAATTAGTGAATGATGGTAAGCAACAATGGTGAGTGATGAGAGGAGAAGAGAAATAGTAGAGTGGGGGCTTGGAGCTGTGGAGAGAGAGAGAAACGACTAGGGTTTcattgagagagagagagagagagagagagagaaagagagagagcGTGTGTGAAATTAGTGATGGTGGTGAGCAACGGTGGTAAGTGATGAGAGAAGAAAAGAAACAATGAAGTGGATGCTTGAAGGCATGGAGAGAGTGAGAGAAACTGCTAGGGTTTCATCTTAGAGACAAACGTCTGAGTATgttttatgtgtgtgtgtgtgtgtatgtgtgtgtgtgtgtgtgtgtgtgtgtgtgagagagagagagagagagagagagagagagagagagataacTAGGGTTTCATCTTAGAGACAGACGTTCAAGTATGTTTTCGTATTATCCCTACCTAAGTGAGTTATGAAATAACATAATTTTTAATGCTCATTCGGGCAATTCTGGGTACCCGCAATACATTATTTGCAACCCGACCCACCGATTTAAAACTATAATAAACTGAAAGTGTCACCCATTAGGTTGTTTGAACCCGCCCATTTTCAATTTTTTCTGGTTTTCCTCTTGGGTTGGATCGGGCATTTGGTTTTTGTCCACTCCTAGTTGTAGATGATTTTAGAAGGAAATCAATGTTTTAACCAAAATTATTTTTGATGGTTTTGATTGTTGTTTAGACTTTAAATTTAAAATCTAGTGGTTTGGTTGGCAGGACAACTTATGTGGTGCCAAAGATTCAAACTCTAGTTGCCTCACTACCCTAGTAGTGTTGGCCCCtatagaaagaaaaaaaatctaattaaaaGGAGAAAAACAAAATCATATTAAAAGGATTTTTAGCATAAAAAGGATACATCGCATAAAATACACTCTAACTAACCTCTTTCTTGAGATGAGAGGGAAAGAGGAGTAGAGAATTGTGTCAAATTCTTAAGATTTTATAAAAGTATGGTATATGAAAAAGATTAAAAAGTAATTTCACTGTTTTAAAGAAACTCATTAGCTTGGACTTCTCATGAAAAACCTCTTAATTATCTACTTATTTAGCTTTTTTAAATGTTCCCAAAATTAACTTAAATTAACTACATGTCATAATTATTTAAGGTGACGAATTGTGATAAATTCCATATAAGAAAAAGAGTGCTGGCAAATATGCCAATAGAAAACTCAAATTGTTCAATAGCTGATCCAAAAGCAGCCTTGATAAGATTAAGAACTTAATAATTTCCATCAAATGGAATTTAAACTATTTTAATTAGATGATCATTGAGAGCTAAGATATGTTGCAACAGATTATATGCAAAAAGCTGAATGCAGGAATTAAAATGTTATTATATACAACACAAATGTTATCAAGTACTGGACATGCTTTGTAAGTCCGGGATTGGTTTGTACATGTTTGGGTTGGCGTTGAGATTGTCAGAAGCACTGTGGTTATAATAAAAAGCTACACTCAAGAGCTTTATCATAACCATGGTGTCACCGCGATTACGTAAAATCACCGCCAATGCAAACATACATGAAACCTCACATGAAGCTGTTTCTAGCATTTGCAAAAGTACAACAATATCACATTAGGTATCTGCTCTGATATTAACAGGTACACCAACAGCAACCAAAAAGCATTTGGTGGCGCATATTGTTACCATATAAGTTGCGAAGAAACCATCCTGAAACCAAAAATGGACAAAAAACTTAATCATACATGTAGCTTTTCAATAGGACATAATGAAGCATATCACACTTTCTAATGTAACAAAAACCAAGGAACCTCTCATAAATTTAGTCAGcatttttgaaaatgaattgtaACACGCTGCAACTAGTAACGGAGAAAAATCTTACATGaaaaacaaataacattttaGTGTGTTTGTGAAGAAATAAAGGCACAATAATCTCCCTGAACCCACATCATAAATTTATGTACTTGAACTGATGTTCAATAAGCTATAGACAACAAACAAGCTCATATTGGACTCCAATTGAAATTTACAATTACAATGAGATTATGTTTTATCATACCTAGCGCAATTTTTTCATGCGTTTAGAGGGTCGTGATGGCTCCTTTTTTGATTCCTCGAGAGGTTTTAAGTCAATAAATGGCTGAAACAGTTGAAACACATAAAGAATAATCAACTAAAATTAAGTACTATAATGAATTATCGCTTCATATTCTTATATTATGCTTTAACAACAAACAATAACTGAAAATGAAAATGACAAAAAAGTAATATCATCTCTATGAAGTAATCCAAATAAGACTTCAAGGGGAGTTTCCTTCACATTTGAAAAAGAAATTAAGAACCACTTGAAAGAAAAAGATATTGACAGCCCATGAGGAACTCATGCAAAAACATTGCCTTGAGTAGCTAATAACGGCACACTCATATGTGAGCATTGCTTCTAAAAGGAGAAGAGATGAAGGAAAGACTGAACTTGTCACTGGTTACCTAGAAGTAATTGTGAAGTAATTTTTTTGAGAGAAATGGAGAGGATCATCAACAGTCTGCTCCTATTAGCACCCTGCCTGTTCTAATGATAATGTAATTTTTAAAGAAATTTCTTTCTAACATTTGGATTTATTGTTGCCAACAAATGTTTCATAACTGATTTTACCTTGTTTTCAGTTTCATAGTTTTGAATAAGAAATGATTTCAAAGTTCAAACAACATTAGAGTTTTTCAGTTTCCTATAAAAAAACAAAGTGATACTTTAATAATTAAATGTATAAAAAGGGAAATGAAAACAGCGAATAGAAATAAAAATCATACAGACGTTTAGGGGCATTTACTTTATGAAAACATTTCCAATTTCATTTTCATCTTTTTTTGTATGTCGGTGGCTGTAATGGTATTTCGTTAtgtatttttctttttaattgtgAGAGAAGATGAAAGCTAACTAGAGAGAATGCATTTCCAGAAACACTGAAAACAATGTTTTAACATTTTACAAAATTTTCAGAAATATGTAATCTATTTTCATAATGCATTTTCAAAAACTCCCACAATGTCTTCTATAAGGTTAATTTTATCAATGGAAATGAAAAAAAGAAACACCTCGGGTCCTTAAATTTTCATATTCGAGAACCTAAAGCTTTTTTCCTCCTTTTTGTCCCACAAAAATAAGACTAtgaaaaattgaaaattaaattCCAGTATATGTTTAGTTCACTTTCATCATCCATACACCATACATTTCTATGTTCGATAAACAAAGTTTGATTACAAATATAAGGAGAGTAGTCTAAAGAAAAAGGGCTTAAAACATCAGGAATCTATAAATCATCTAGTTATGGTAAGGTGgattttctttttctttgctaATGGGTTATGTTTCTTAGAACAATACTAGGCATTGATCATCTAAAATCAGCTCAGTTTTCACCATCTGATTACAGCTTATCTTACTTCTTTTCACCTCACTTCACAACATATGGAAGGTGATGATATTCTAAGGGATGTGTATATCAAGCATTACCCTCTTTCTAATACCACTAAAATGCTAACAAATTACCTCTTAGGAATGACTTATTTGAAATTATCCACTACCATAAACACCAGCGAGACTGTTTGGAGAGCTTGTGGAAATAAACAACTTTATGACATGTCCATAAGTTATTTACAACTTATTTCCATAAGCCCGACAAAATAGCTTATTTAAACAACTTATAACTAATTAGAACACAATTTGATTTTATATTATCTTTTGTTATATGAATAACTTATAAATAAAATAAGCACTTACATGATAAGCTCTAAATTAAGCTACTTAACCGAACATGTCATTATTAGTTTATGAAATCAATGAAAATAAAAAGAGTGGAATTTGAAAGTAACCTCATCCCATTTAGTTTGAAGTTCCAAAAGCTCTTGACAATATTGAAGACATTCAGCATGGTATGCAGCAGCTAAGTCTTTGATCAAAGCCTTTCTTTTGATGATACCGACCACTTCAACAATAAAAATAATCATAATTGCAATGTATCAAATCGAAACCCTAAATTCAGTGAAGTTCAATGTGCGAGaaaataaaattggaaaattgaatAGAGAATTGAAAAGGAAGAAGGAGAGGTACTTCGACTGGGATCAAATGGTAACGGGGGATCGGAAGGTTGAGGGAGGTTCTGTTGTTCTTCGTTTTGTTCCGCCATGGATGATGCTTCTGCGACTTCTACTGCACGTTGTAGTCATCGTTGTTGTTTCTTCGTATAGAGTGGGCTCTCTTTTGGGCTTTTCTAAATTGGGTTGAGATGCATTTAACTTGACACCCCACTTGAATCTAACACCTAAATATTGGCGTTACTATTACATTAATGATCTtactaattttattttatttttaattttatattgCGTTATCGGAAGTTTTGAGAAAATATAGAAAATTTCGAAAAAAATATCGTATTTTAAAAATTTCCAGTACAAAATACttgaatttttgaaaaaaaattgaaaaattttaattttttaaaattttttattGGAAATTTCGAAATTTTTGATAAGCTATAGAACATTTCGAAATTTTCGGTAAACCACCTAACTTTTCGAAAATTCTGGTAAAATACATGAAAATTCTGTACCAGAAATTTTAAAATGAACTATCGAAAATTTGATATGTTACTTGAAATTTCATTTGCATTTTTAACTCAAATTTTTGTGTGGATAGTTTGAGAATTATGAAAATATGTGAGGGTGTCAGATTTAATCGTGATGGTGACAAGTTAATTCCTATGGGATTTGGAAATACAACAAGTTGGGTTTCAATATCTTTGTTTATTTTTGTTAGAGATAATTTTTACACCCTGCTTTGCAAAACTGCCGAATTCCAATAAAGAAAAAACACCTTTAGATGAGGAAATCTGAAAAGAAGAAAACAGATAAATCTACCTGGCACCCCATACCTGTACTTGCCCTCTCACATATTTTATTGATATCAAAACTGCTTCTTATTATCCAGCTCTCTCAAGTGCAACATT from Lathyrus oleraceus cultivar Zhongwan6 chromosome 1, CAAS_Psat_ZW6_1.0, whole genome shotgun sequence includes:
- the LOC127118298 gene encoding uncharacterized protein LOC127118298 codes for the protein MAEQNEEQQNLPQPSDPPLPFDPSRMVGIIKRKALIKDLAAAYHAECLQYCQELLELQTKWDEPFIDLKPLEESKKEPSRPSKRMKKLR